A genomic region of Mustela erminea isolate mMusErm1 chromosome 12, mMusErm1.Pri, whole genome shotgun sequence contains the following coding sequences:
- the BRD3OS gene encoding putative uncharacterized protein BRD3OS: MSSRVPLAEKALSESYARLRYRDTSLLIWQQQQQQLESGPPGTYLSRSRSMWYSQYGNEAILVRDRHKLGVSRDTGRSKFCTIM, encoded by the coding sequence ATGAGCAGCCGTGTGCCGCTGGCAGAGAAAGCTCTGTCCGAAAGCTACGCCCGGCTGCGATACCGGGACACGTCCTTGCTTAtctggcagcagcagcagcagcagctggaatCGGGGCCCCCCGGGACCTACCTGAGCAGGAGCCGTAGCATGTGGTACTCACAGTACGGAAATGAGGCCATCCTGGTGCGGGACAGACACAAGCTCGGAGTCTCTCGGGACACAGGCCGATCCAAGTTCTGTACCATCATGTAG